The sequence atgtggaAAGAACTACAGAGATGCTTGTAATATAATTCTAGTGCTGATATCAGCATGTGTGCACTGagacaaatgtttttttgtgcCTGCTGCAGAACTGGTAGTAGCAGAGTCAGTGGTGGTGATTAAGAAGCTTCTGCAGATGCAGCCTGAGCAGCATAGCGACATCATCAAACATATGGCCAAGCTCACAGACAACATACAGGTGGAGATCTAATCTGTTTTGGAAATGTCGAGTGTCATTCAATTACAAGTAGAATAAGCTTGTTACCttcataattatataaatattatataaactgGATCCAGCTCAGGAACATAACCAGcgctcttcttttttttaaggtccCAATGGCAAGAGCGAGTATCCTGTGGCTGATTGGTGAATACTGTGAGCATGTTCCTAAAATCGCCCCTGATGTCCTAAGGAAGATGGCCAAAAGTTTCACCAACGAGGAGGACATTGTCAAGTTGCAAATCATCAATCTGGCTGCCAAACTCTACCTGACCAACTCCAAACAGGTGTCTAATGCatattttactaaaatgtggCTCTGTATTTGCTGTGTGTTCATCAGACTGTGTGAAATGATGCTGGAGAACTTTAATAAAAGGTGCGTTGgtgctgtccatggtgctgaaatgTAGTTGTCCACAGAATAGATTAGCTCAGTGGTTCTTAACCTTTTTGCGAGTTCAACccacttttaaaaatgtttacccACTTTGATCTAATATAAAAACTACTTCAATGTTTTGGACTACACATTTAGTGGAATGGTTAGGTTTAGATAACACCTCTGGGTGATAGGTTTAGGATGTGAGGTGGTTTAATCATGGCTGGGTAGGACTGAGGAAAAGATGCAGATCTTCAACCATGAGTCTGGCTCTATACTTTTTGACATGAAATCGCTCCATGTTTAATCAGCAATCCATCTATGATGATTATAAACCACAAAATGCCAAGCCCATACGACAATCCGCAGTTAATTAGTAATATCATGACACCATCAGTAGATGGTGTCATTAGGTGCCCCTCTGCCACTATCTTGTAACCCATGAGGAGTCATGACCCCAAGGTTAAGAACCACTGGCTTAGATCAGGGATTTAAAAACTCTGAGTCGATTTTGGTGTTTGGACCCCTAAATATACTTTTCACAATTTTaacaatcatttatttatttttaatggacCTCTGGCTATGCTTCATGGACCCTACTTTGAGAGCCACTGGCTTAGACCTCCAGACAGTTGTATAGCTAGTAGATAGTGTAACATCACCAAGATGGCATCTCCATTTGAAGAAAATGGATTCTCAGATGCAAAACATATGTAACACATTGGTCATTAAACTATGTCTAGTTGTTCTAGAGAGTTTCTACAGTAGTGCCCCGTCTTACGTCGCTCgtccttaaatattaaattgaaaaattaaatcCAATTTATGGCGCTTTACACAACCTTACACCAGTCCCTCCGTCGCATAGTAACAATGAAAAATGGCTAATAAAgccaaactaaacaaaattcttttttataaaataagaaaatccaTATATTCATTCATGTGTCATTATAGGGAACATATACAACACTTTGTAGGGGCATTTCCGACTTACGGCGAAAATCGACTTACGTCGTGTCTCTTGGAACCAATTAGCAATGAAGGGCGGGGTATGACTGTAATGCAAAATCATTGGGGAGATTATTtttagacaaaaacaaaatacttGTGAGTCATTGTTCAAGCAAAACTAAGACAgtgtggcacacacacacacacatacacacacacactgtctatgcTGTCTCACCCccagtcttttcttctcttaacatttAGACCAAGCTCCTTACACAGTATGTGCTCAACTTGGCAAAGTATGACCAGAACTATGACATCAGAGACCGCGCACGATTCATCCGTCAGCTCATCGTCCCCACGGATAAGAGTGGAGCCTTGAGTAAATACGCCAAGAAGCTTTTTCTTGCCCTTAAACCTGCACCTGTACTGGAGTCTCCATTTAAAGGTGAACTAACAATTCtcattctgttttttgtttaaaataaaaggggAAGTTCACCTTGTATGAGCAGATCTAAATATTTATTCACTGATTTCTAGACTCCTTTGAATAGTTGTTAATTGTTATGTTAATTGATTAAAtaccttttttttatataatttgtaaatgaaacaaaaacattcccaatacacacacacttactggaCTGCAAAATCCTATTAAACACATTGTACAAATGCTCTGATACCAATAGCGATTCCAAAGGTTTCACTTGTTGCTGTTTCTGAGTGAGATAACCAGCTACTGCGTCCAACCATTCAAAAACTAGTCCCGCCTCCATCAAACTCCAAACGACAAACCAGAAAGATGATCATGAGAATAGATCATGACATATACATTGACCATAATGAATAAAACGAAAGAAGTCtttgttgttgggtttttttttgtttttgtttttactgttttGTCTTTACAAATGATGTTTTGAGGCTTAGacttaaaaatcttaaaaatgtatgtattgACATAAAAACAGTTTGAGGTGAATAGAAATCaccaaataaatatttagaacTGCATAAAGGTGAAATAAAgtaaacttctcctttaagacTGAATCGATTATTTTGTTGAAAACTGTCATTTTgcaatgaaactgaaaacagaagagagtatgtAGGTTTTACTGTTATTTTTGCTGACTCCTGCAGAGAGCCaattttttgtctgtgtgttttattgcataaacagacagagaccATTTCCAGCTCGGCTCGTTGTCTCACCTGCTGAATACCAAAGCAGGCGGCTACCAGGAGCTGCCCGACTGGCCCGAATCAGCACCTGACCCCTCCGTGCGCAACGTGGAGGTGAAGGATTCTGTGCGTGCAGGGGGAACAGTTACTCCCAGAGGCAGGGCTTCAGGGCTCAGGCCTGTGGGAACTGCTCCTCCAccccaccagagggagccccaACATGCAGGAtgcgtcaaaaaaaaaaaaaaaaagcttatccTCTCCAACCAAAATCGGCTTCTCCCACAGCCATGTTTTATATCTCTCCTCGCTCATCAGCATAACTCCATCCTCATCATGCATTGTCATTCCAGTTGGCTCTCGGCTAGCCAGCTAGCTCATTGTAAGATGGTGACGAAGGATATTTCCAGTTCACTTTAGGAAGTAGGAGTGTTATGCTTTTGAGAGTTGAGAAATCAAATCAGAATCGAgagtttataattatatttatgtttgtagTGTTTAATATTATACCTGTGGGATCTTTAAATCCATACCATCCACACCAGACCTCTGTTGGGCTTTCTGGAAGAGCAGTGCCCACAGAGACCTCCACCCACAGTCATAAAGTCTGCACTCCACACACTGACTGAAGCCACCTCaactcacaacatcacacactcaacacttcCTCCATTATGCATTTGGTCTCTGAAAATTTCTTAGTAACTCAACGGAGAAGGCTTTGCTGTCTTTAGTGGTCGGGTTTAGGTTTGCTTCGTCTAGCTGTGGAGTGTGGAAGGAAATGGTGGCACATGAGATAAGAATTGTTCCTCATCAGAACTTCATGTGCCACTTCTTTAATGTCTCAGAAGGTCCCAGTGCTTGTATACGTACCAGCAGAAGACAAAGGGGACCTGTACACCccattgtgtgtatatttggtGGACAACATGACAGCATCTCAATTGTGTCTGATGCTCTCTATTGGCTCGTCTGAATTGTCATGTCCATTAAGAGTGCTTTAAGCATCGATATCCAGTGAAATTCTTGTGCTACAGTTGAACACTCTTAGCTAGTGCAAAAATGATAAGTAGAGCTTATGCAGCAAAAAATAGCTAAAGTAAGCAGGTTATATAACAGTAAACTATAAACAATGTATGCAGTCATAAAGAGACATAGTGGGAGATATTATACATTCAGTATCCTAAATTATTTTTGTAATCTAGCAAGTAAAAATAgtgatatatttaaataaacattgaaTTGATAAAGGGGTAAAGTGCTGTGCATGGAAGAGTGAGTTGTCctagtggtggtgttattggttAGACTTAAGCAGTTCCTCAGCCTGCTGATGCTGGATGTTAAATTTAAACACCATCCATACTcatagagagaaacagagcaaaAGTCAAGTCCAGTTTTATTCTGTCAGTTCTAAgactttcctttttatttatatccCTCACAATCATTTTCTATATTGTTATAATACACATCGCTGGATGTTATTAATCAGCAGGTGATCGATGAGGTGATTGACAGGTATGGGATCGGTTGATTGACATCTTAAAATAAGACTGCCTTGCATCATTGAcatatttgtaaaataattgaACAATTTGTAAAAATTAAACATGAAATGTAACATGTGCCTTAATATTATGCTATATATTGCACCTCCTTCAAATCTCTCACCCTCCACTGCTTCTGTTCTGGTAAAAATGCTGTATTCTAGCTAAAATTTGGGTCCATAATATTCACAATATGACAATATGGGTGGAGCCATGTTGTTCACCATGTATGCAATGATTGGTACAACCACACGTGGAATGTTATTTGATTTGTGCCACTCGTAATACATAATACACTTGAGTCATGATGCAGATTTCCTGTTGAGGAGACTTTGTTGTTATGTTTAAACGTAATTTCCCATCCAGTGACCCTTTCCTGTTTGATCCATTATAACCCCTGTCTGTTTGCTCTACCCTTGCCCTTCTTCCACATCATCATCCCACAGCAAGAGGAAGTTATAGACACCAGTGAAGGGCGGATCGGTCTCCTTGGAGACTGGCGAGAGGTGCCCACAAGTGTGCAGTGACTTCTCTTCCTCCTTATCTATCACTCTGTCCATACTAGCACCCTTTCCTTCCATACATACAGTGAGGATTGCACTGTACTGAAATCCCTGTATGATACAGGAAAACTAATCTACTAATGGGTCTTTCAGAATTTGAAAGAACTGATAAGCACTTCATTTCAGGGAAAAAATAGTCCCCATTTTCCTTTACCaaagtgtgtatctgtgtttgttgtgtgtgtttgtgtgtcttctCTTACTCTGAAATCTGCTGTTGGACGATCTTCAACTCTCATCCCACTCCAAAAAGCAGGTGTTCATCCCATATCTGTTGCACTTCCATTGATTTACAGAGGCTTCCATAACCTCATGTTTTAATataacacatgctttataatataaatttttttaactCGTCTATGCTACAcgctaaaacaaaaatacaatacacatattatagtttaatgatataattataCATCTATAATATATCTTTGTCGATACTGTACGTTTTATATGGTTCAGTCACGCTGATTGTAGCTATCAGTGCTATAATATaagggaaaaagaaagattttGTTAATGTTTTGGACTTGGAACCATGTAACAAGCTGATGTACCTACAGTAGATTTGTTAAGTGCAACCTGAATCCTTGTGTGTACCTTTTTAAACTTTTctgttctcttcttttcttgGCTCTTcttctcatcatctcacctcatcattctttcgtttttttcccccttttttctttctttcctgtccGCCAGGTTATTAGGCTGCTTGAAAGAGTCACGAATCTAACCAGCGTGAGTCTGTCAGTTCACGAAGAGCTCTGCGCATATTTGAGTCTCGAACCGTGTTGCGCCGAAAACCAGAGTGCTTTCCTTGCCAGTCAGCTTAGCCTTAACCCTTGTCACCTAGCCTAGCTTATTGTCTGTCCAGTGCTTAATTCAGCCTAAAGCCCCTGGCTGAGCTTCACTCTCTGCTGTCTTTACCATTAAATAGCTGGATCCTTGCAAAGAGCCAACTGCCCTCCTCTTTTTAGCTCATTTTTTATTGCAATCCTGGGTTTTGCTAAAAAGGCACATTTCTAATAGCTTTCTTCAATGCTTCAAATGTAGAAATGCACAAATGTATTGTCATGAGGAGGTCATTTGGTACTTTTTTTAGGTAGACGTTTCCCAGTTACACAATAAGTACAGCAGTGACCATGAATGCATCACCTTAATGCTTACATACGATTCATCTttattaagaaaagaaaaaaaaaataaaaggcagCATGATGATGCCAGAATCTAATGTAAGCACATCcttcatatattatatattttatatatttgttataagTTTTTAGCCCATAGCTGTGGGAGAGGCATTCATGGGCATACAGTGCTCTAACATTGTACAACCATGTTATGTATCTGTTGTGTGACCGTGTCCTGTGGCTTTCCTCAGGTTCCAGAGTGGACTAAATGCACCAGCAGGAAGGAGCGCAAGGAGAAGAAGGTGGAGAAGCCTTTCTACTCTGACTCAGAGGGAGAATCTGGACCAACCGAGTCTGCTGACAGTGGTAACTGCGGAGAGAATACGACAATATCTTGGAGCCtgatactgaaaatgaatgaaaatgaatgtttcCAAGAATTCATACATGAGTTTTCCTGATTTAATGCATAATGTATTGGAGTTTATACACAAATTAGTTGAGAAAGGCCAAGGTGGAGATAAGCTCAACCTACATTCATTCAACACTGTCTGTCCCTTTGGTCTCTCTGCAGAGACCAACACCAGCAGCGGGTCCGAGAGCGGCAGCGAAGAGAGCGGCTCAGGCTCAGAGAGTGAAGAAAGCAACGAGGAGTCTGAGTCtgatgaggaggagaaggacagagaggaagagaagactaagaagaagaagaaagtagaCATGAGCAAATTAAAGAAACCAGAGAGTGCAGAGAGGtctgattcatttcattttatttgtgtacaTATGGTTTGTAGACAGTCTGCTGCATGATGGTGTAACAATGCACTTTCTATACAGTGATCAAAGCAGTGGAGAGGAGCACAAGAGAAGCAGGAAAGCAGGGAAGGAGCAGAAGAGACTGTCTGAGTCAGAGAGTGAGGAAGACAGCGAGTCTGAAAGCAGTGAATCAGAGTCGGAGTCAGAGGATGAGTCAGACTCAGACATGGACACCAGAAAGAAGAAGGTTTGAGCTGAAAAGCATACTCTttaactctttaaaaaaaaagtttattaagTCATTCTTGAGTTACAGTAGAACTGATATAATCTTCATCAAGCACAACCATCCTCTACTACCCCACAGCCAGAACTCACAGCTCCTGCACTGCAGCAAGCAGAACTTATGGACACCATGGAGATCACTCTCCTCAGAGACTTTCAAGAGGTGTCCATAGTGTGCAGTGGtttctcctctttctgtctctgttaaAACCCCTCAGTGACAGTCCTTCCTTTTTTAACTGACAGCAACAGTAGAGTGACTAGAAAAGTGCTGTGTTATGTTATATATTGAAAGTGTTCCCTTCatctttttttgcattaatcATTGAGGTGCTTGACTGAGGTGCTCGAAATGCAGGACCCgatggacattttgtgtatATTTCCTCACAGACGCCTGCCTCAAAACCACCACCTGCAAAGCAGAGCAAAAAGGAGAGCAAGAAAGAGTCCAAAGAAATGTCTCTGCTAGATCTGGATGACTGTAAGTAGGATCTGAAGTGAGAACTTGTGTTGAAGGTTATTCATGTCTTTGAATTGTCTCGCTacctagttttattttttattttaatttttggtCAATTCAGTTTTTCACCTGCTTGTACAATATGATCTGCCcacttgtatttttttttccttgtggacagaaagagagactttTACTGCCATTAacagtttctttttctttacctCAGTTGACCCCACCCCCTCACCTCAGGTGACTCCAGTCAACAACTTCCTGTCCAGCAGCCTGGTGGCAGATCTAGAAGGGTTGTCACTGACCGACACTGTACTCGCCCCCACTGTGAGTTACATATACCACtgtcttttttaaattaagttcCTGATTGATTCCCTCTTGACTTTTAACACTCTGATCCTCGTCATGTTTTTAGACCATCGCCCCATCAGGCTCAATGAGGATGTATGAGTTATTGCACCGTATCACAGGAGAGGGTCTGGCAGTCGAATACTGTTTCAGCCGGCAGCCCTTCAGCCCTGATCCTAACATGGTGGCTGTGCAGATCCAGTTCACGAACAACACCAGTTCAGAGACCAAGAACCTACACGTTGAAGAGCCCAAACTGCAGTCTGGTATGAGGATCAAGGAGTTCACCGAAATCGGTCAGTCAAAGAACCACTTCAAACCATAGAAAACAACTTGATGTTATTCAGCTATAAGCCTTCATTTCCAAATTAAAGGAAATTAAAGGCATTAAAGTCTGAATGGTAAATTTCTCATTCCATAGTTGTATTTTTACTCTTAATCAGTTCCCAACTTTCTTTACTGTGATTGTTTAAATGTAGAGAAAAGTCCACATTTAAACAAAGACAAGTTCTAATTagaatatttagaaatatttagtTCAAGTTTTATATTGTTCAGTCCAGACctctacacatgcacacatgcatgcacacatgcatacacacacacacacacacacaaagcaatgcactgtgtctttgtttttattgtgcTATTGTTTAGGGAATAGTTTAAATGAAATTGGTTGTACATGATAGCATCACCCAGCACTTCATCCTGCATAGTTCTGTCTGTAAATGATGTTTGCTGTGATTAAAAAGTCATATATTCTTATGTGACTCATGATATgctgtctgttttcttttcacagAAGTTTTACCTGCAGGCGAATCTATAACTGTTGTAATGGGCATTGACTTCTGTGACTCCACACAAGCAGCAAACTTCCAGCTGTGGTGAGAGACATGCATAACTGCatctgtgtttgtattgatgCTCTgtacttctttttcttctacaCTGATGAGACTATTGATCACAGATAGACATCAAAAGTCCTCCGCTATGCAGTTGCATGTTCCTCACTTCTCCTGCATGATCACTTCTTCCACATTCAAGTCTGAGAAACAGCACAGCTTACCATCACTGAGAttatatttaatctttttttcctgtccctttttgttatttttatcaGTACTCACACTCGGAAGTTCTTTGTGTCCATCCAGCCACCAGTCGGAGAACTGATGATGCCTGCTTTTCTGACAGAGAATGAGTTTAAGAAAGAGCAAGGTAAGATGATCAGATGTTCCTTTATCTCTAACGTGCACTAATTCTCCTGAGCTGAAACACTCTGGATTATTAGAAACATTTCTGATGATAAATGTGAGGTTTTTATAAATTCTCacctttcctcctcctcctaaaTATGAGTTCCTCTGCTTCTGTTTTACTCATTTGATCAAAGTATGTATTTACTAACAACTAAACAACACCAGATCTCTGCACTAATTATTGAGCACAAGTACTAAATGTTCCTCTgtcatattttttcatttctcctTCTGTGAGGGTCGCTACTCTTTAGAGACGTTATTACGTGGTAAGTTCCTAAAGTCTAAAGGCCTGGCTTCTTCACACTGATAGTTTGCCACCTGCTTCAATCCTAGTATATTATTAGCATGACTAATAGTAAAAGCATAACTAATTGGTGGTATAgctaattatttttcatttaatgtgGTGGGAACCTTTAACTGCATCTCACCAGTAGATCACAAAGCCAATTATCCCACAAAATGATTCATGTAGAGTCCTTCAAGcagcaaaaagcaaaaaaaaaaaatgtatttagagTATATATGAGTATTATTGAAAATAAGACTTGGACACAACTTTATCATTTTGCTTTTAATGCCTGCCAGAGTGAGTTTGACTAGAAAACAGTCAGATATCATGTATGATCAATTGAAAATTAATCAATCTAGTTACAGTAAATGACTGACAGATGAGGAATCAGTCGTAATCTTCTGTTAGGTCTATTGTCTAATTTATAGTTATTTGACCCCAATACTAGAATCTCACAAGCATTTAAATGCATGTTTAAGATGCTGTAGAGCTTTTATACTCACCTCGCCAAATAAATATGCAGTGATGTAGAGTtgggacttttttttattttaaacattggATTCAAACTAAAGGTTGTACCCAAAGAAATGCTCTCATAAGTCGAAAGTCCCACTCTGGAACTTCATCAGAGAATGCAAAGCAACATGGTTTGTGCTCAGAGCACAAACAATAGCAATCCATAACTTTAAATGAGTTTACTGAATATACAAGTGCTTTAGCTCAATcaacatacaaaaatatttactgaCTGTTTTGAGGACGAAAATATACATCACAGTTAGCTgcctagcttgttgctaacacaAGAGAAACATGGAGATGTCATGGTTTATTCCCACTTTATAGCTCAAATGCACAGGGGTCGAAAATGACATAATCTAACTTCTGAGGTAAACCAAATGCAGGCAGGAGCCACTGGTCAAATATGAAACTCAAGGGAAACTGAAGAAAGGCCATGAGAGTGTAACAGACATATtccatcattccatccatcgtctatacccgctttattcctaattagggtcacagggatctgcttgagcctatcccagcacacattgggcaaaaggcaggggtacaccctgggcaggtcaccagtccatcacagggccacatatagacaaacaaccacacaattggcaatttagaattaccaatcaacctaatgtacatgtttttggactgtgggaggaaactggagtacccagtgtaaacccacacaggcacagggagaacatgcaaactccactcagaaaggcccctgcctgttcaaacttGGGagtcgaacccaggaccttcttgctgttaggcaacagtgctaaccactaagccactgtattccttcattcagtcattcattaaTCACCAGCAACTTCTTTGTCCCAGTCTGatttaaatgatatattttgACAACTGAGTCCACATTGCAGTCagttagaataaaaaataataaactacagGGTTGTTCCAACATTCTTTCAGCATCGGATTAAAACCCATTCCTGAGCAAGCACACCTCTGTAGTGATCAACCCTCTGTCACTTCTAATGTCTTGATGTTGAGTATAGGATGAATTGATGAACCTATTTCTTCTTCTGCAGGTCAGCTGATGGGAATGAATGAAATCTCAGAGAAGCTGAGCCTGGGAGAGAAGTGTCAGATTGACCACATCATTATAGAGAGAGTCACTGCTACAGCTAACCTCAGCAGAGTACCGTGTGGCTCGGAGAAAGAGTGCAGGTGAGGCATACGGGGAAAAAGCCAAACAATTTATGAAAAAGCTGCAAAAAAACCCATTGTAATGtgattaatttatattttgtatatcaATGTGCTGCTCACATCTCTATACTGTTTTTACTTTTCTGCTGTCTGTATTTCCTGGCCTGTTTTGCTCTTTGCTTTGCTTCACTTcagtcctcctcttcctcttcctccatcaCCTGTGTCCAGGTTTGCTGGGAAGACGGTGAGCAGCGGCAGTCTTGTGCTCGTCACCGTGGCGAGGAAGGAGGCTGGAGAAGCCCAGCTCACTGTGAACTGTGAGAAGATGGTGATTGGTACGATGCTCGTGAAGGATATTCTTCATGCCCTGACGCAGTGACGACTGAGTGCGAAAacctgtagctgtgtgtagctTTGACTCTTTGTGCTGATTGTTTGACCAACGTCTGTCATGTACTACACAATATTGCACCTAGTATACAAAGCTTATTGCTTATTACTGTCCCTGAAGAGCTGAAATCGTAGTATGATCCACATTAAGACCTGTGAATGCTCTGTATACGATGTGCTCTCATCTGCCTTTACTGATTTTCTCCTTTAGATTTGCAGAAACGTTGCATGACGTGACGTAACATTCCCGAATaaccatttgtttatttaaagtgcgtgtttact comes from Hemibagrus wyckioides isolate EC202008001 linkage group LG14, SWU_Hwy_1.0, whole genome shotgun sequence and encodes:
- the LOC131365060 gene encoding AP-3 complex subunit beta-2 isoform X4, translating into MKMTPMQKLLQLPANAVNIVKTVQGVAQGQEEARSPVLTPDGGLQNWYSAVQPEELRHLRTSSTAGGGGGGGDAGEGGGTQEEGLPSAQTQPLRHDDLKEMLDSNKDSLKLEAMKRIVAMIARGKNASDLFPAVVKNVACKNIEVKKLVYVYLVRYAEEQQDLALLSISTFQRGLKDPNQLIRASALRVLSSIRVTIIVPIMMLAIKEAASDMSPYVRKTAAHAIPKLYSLDPEQKDQLIEVIEKLLADKTTLVAGSVVMAFEEVCPERIDLIHKNYRKLCNLLIDVEEWGQVVIINMLTRYARTQFLNPNINESLLEEGGEKAFYGSTDDEDDEEKKAEAAALAKRKPYVMDPDHRLLLRNTKPLLQSRNAAVVMAVAQLYFHLAPKAEVGVIAKALVRLMRSHSEVQYVVLQNVATMTIKRRGMFEPYLKSFYIRSTDPTQIKILKLEVLTNLANETNISTILREFQTYIKSMDKDFVAATIQAIGRCATNIGEVRDTCLNGLVQLLSNRDELVVAESVVVIKKLLQMQPEQHSDIIKHMAKLTDNIQVPMARASILWLIGEYCEHVPKIAPDVLRKMAKSFTNEEDIVKLQIINLAAKLYLTNSKQTKLLTQYVLNLAKYDQNYDIRDRARFIRQLIVPTDKSGALSKYAKKLFLALKPAPVLESPFKDRDHFQLGSLSHLLNTKAGGYQELPDWPESAPDPSVRNVEVPEWTKCTSRKERKEKKVEKPFYSDSEGESGPTESADSETNTSSGSESGSEESGSGSESEESNEESESDEEEKDREEEKTKKKKKVDMSKLKKPESAESDQSSGEEHKRSRKAGKEQKRLSESESEEDSESESSESESESEDESDSDMDTRKKKTPASKPPPAKQSKKESKKESKEMSLLDLDDFDPTPSPQVTPVNNFLSSSLVADLEGLSLTDTVLAPTTIAPSGSMRMYELLHRITGEGLAVEYCFSRQPFSPDPNMVAVQIQFTNNTSSETKNLHVEEPKLQSGMRIKEFTEIEVLPAGESITVVMGIDFCDSTQAANFQLCTHTRKFFVSIQPPVGELMMPAFLTENEFKKEQGQLMGMNEISEKLSLGEKCQIDHIIIERVTATANLSRVPCGSEKECSPPLPLPPSPVSRFAGKTVSSGSLVLVTVARKEAGEAQLTVNCEKMVIGTMLVKDILHALTQ
- the LOC131365060 gene encoding AP-3 complex subunit beta-2 isoform X6, which gives rise to MSTSSAFNDEKGGSSTVAEPEYGHDPASGGIFSSDYKRHDDLKEMLDSNKDSLKLEAMKRIVAMIARGKNASDLFPAVVKNVACKNIEVKKLVYVYLVRYAEEQQDLALLSISTFQRGLKDPNQLIRASALRVLSSIRVTIIVPIMMLAIKEAASDMSPYVRKTAAHAIPKLYSLDPEQKDQLIEVIEKLLADKTTLVAGSVVMAFEEVCPERIDLIHKNYRKLCNLLIDVEEWGQVVIINMLTRYARTQFLNPNINESLLEEGGEKAFYGSTDDEDDEEKKAEAAALAKRKPYVMDPDHRLLLRNTKPLLQSRNAAVVMAVAQLYFHLAPKAEVGVIAKALVRLMRSHSEVQYVVLQNVATMTIKRRGMFEPYLKSFYIRSTDPTQIKILKLEVLTNLANETNISTILREFQTYIKSMDKDFVAATIQAIGRCATNIGEVRDTCLNGLVQLLSNRDELVVAESVVVIKKLLQMQPEQHSDIIKHMAKLTDNIQVPMARASILWLIGEYCEHVPKIAPDVLRKMAKSFTNEEDIVKLQIINLAAKLYLTNSKQTKLLTQYVLNLAKYDQNYDIRDRARFIRQLIVPTDKSGALSKYAKKLFLALKPAPVLESPFKDRDHFQLGSLSHLLNTKAGGYQELPDWPESAPDPSVRNVEVKDSVPEWTKCTSRKERKEKKVEKPFYSDSEGESGPTESADSETNTSSGSESGSEESGSGSESEESNEESESDEEEKDREEEKTKKKKKVDMSKLKKPESAESDQSSGEEHKRSRKAGKEQKRLSESESEEDSESESSESESESEDESDSDMDTRKKKTPASKPPPAKQSKKESKKESKEMSLLDLDDFDPTPSPQVTPVNNFLSSSLVADLEGLSLTDTVLAPTTIAPSGSMRMYELLHRITGEGLAVEYCFSRQPFSPDPNMVAVQIQFTNNTSSETKNLHVEEPKLQSGMRIKEFTEIEVLPAGESITVVMGIDFCDSTQAANFQLCTHTRKFFVSIQPPVGELMMPAFLTENEFKKEQGQLMGMNEISEKLSLGEKCQIDHIIIERVTATANLSRVPCGSEKECSPPLPLPPSPVSRFAGKTVSSGSLVLVTVARKEAGEAQLTVNCEKMVIGTMLVKDILHALTQ
- the LOC131365060 gene encoding AP-3 complex subunit beta-2 isoform X7, with the protein product MSTSSAFNDEKGGSSTVAEPEYGHDPASGGIFSSDYKRHDDLKEMLDSNKDSLKLEAMKRIVAMIARGKNASDLFPAVVKNVACKNIEVKKLVYVYLVRYAEEQQDLALLSISTFQRGLKDPNQLIRASALRVLSSIRVTIIVPIMMLAIKEAASDMSPYVRKTAAHAIPKLYSLDPEQKDQLIEVIEKLLADKTTLVAGSVVMAFEEVCPERIDLIHKNYRKLCNLLIDVEEWGQVVIINMLTRYARTQFLNPNINESLLEEGGEKAFYGSTDDEDDEEKKAEAAALAKRKPYVMDPDHRLLLRNTKPLLQSRNAAVVMAVAQLYFHLAPKAEVGVIAKALVRLMRSHSEVQYVVLQNVATMTIKRRGMFEPYLKSFYIRSTDPTQIKILKLEVLTNLANETNISTILREFQTYIKSMDKDFVAATIQAIGRCATNIGEVRDTCLNGLVQLLSNRDELVVAESVVVIKKLLQMQPEQHSDIIKHMAKLTDNIQVPMARASILWLIGEYCEHVPKIAPDVLRKMAKSFTNEEDIVKLQIINLAAKLYLTNSKQTKLLTQYVLNLAKYDQNYDIRDRARFIRQLIVPTDKSGALSKYAKKLFLALKPAPVLESPFKDRDHFQLGSLSHLLNTKAGGYQELPDWPESAPDPSVRNVEVPEWTKCTSRKERKEKKVEKPFYSDSEGESGPTESADSETNTSSGSESGSEESGSGSESEESNEESESDEEEKDREEEKTKKKKKVDMSKLKKPESAESDQSSGEEHKRSRKAGKEQKRLSESESEEDSESESSESESESEDESDSDMDTRKKKTPASKPPPAKQSKKESKKESKEMSLLDLDDFDPTPSPQVTPVNNFLSSSLVADLEGLSLTDTVLAPTTIAPSGSMRMYELLHRITGEGLAVEYCFSRQPFSPDPNMVAVQIQFTNNTSSETKNLHVEEPKLQSGMRIKEFTEIEVLPAGESITVVMGIDFCDSTQAANFQLCTHTRKFFVSIQPPVGELMMPAFLTENEFKKEQGQLMGMNEISEKLSLGEKCQIDHIIIERVTATANLSRVPCGSEKECSPPLPLPPSPVSRFAGKTVSSGSLVLVTVARKEAGEAQLTVNCEKMVIGTMLVKDILHALTQ